The following proteins are encoded in a genomic region of Arachis stenosperma cultivar V10309 chromosome 4, arast.V10309.gnm1.PFL2, whole genome shotgun sequence:
- the LOC130976748 gene encoding zinc transporter 5-like: MNRLIFMLCILSLLVLPNLVASECTCDKSEETHDKAKALRFKIVALVSILMASTIGVCIPLLGKIIPAISPEKDVFFLIKAFAAGVILATGFIHVLPDAFENLTSPCLSDHPWGDFPFTGFVAMCTSMGTLMVDAYATAYFQKSHLQMAQVAVTDVEKEEEHIENNDVDLHTHVTHGHAHGHVSSNKSSELLRHRVISQVLELGIVVHSVVIGITLGASMNSETIRPLVAALTFHQFFEGMGLGSCITQAKFKRLSIIVMGLFFSLTTPVGIAIGIGISNLYDDNSPTALIVEGIFNAASAGILIYMALVDLLAADFMNQKMQKNSKLQIGANISLLLGAGFMSLIAKWA; the protein is encoded by the exons ATGAACAGGTTAATATTCATGCTTTGCATTCTTAGTTTGCTTGTACTCCCAAATTTAGTGGCATCTGAGTGTACATGTGATAAATCAGAAGAAACACATGACAAAGCCAAGGCACTAAGGTTTAAGATAGTAGCTCTTGTTTCTATTCTCATGGCAAGTACAATTGGTGTTTGTATTCCGCTTCTTGGTAAAATCATACCTGCCATAAGTCCAGAGAAGGACGTCTTCTTCTTAATTAAGGCGTTTGCGGCGGGTGTTATACTAGCCACTGGCTTCATTCATGTGTTGCCGGATGCATTCGAAAATCTAACCTCGCCTTGTTTGAGCGATCATCCTTGGGGAGATTTTCCTTTCACTGGATTTGTGGCCATGTGCACTAGCATGGGAACTCTCATGGTGGATGCTTATGCCACTGCTTATTTTCAGAAATCACATCTTCAGATGGCACAAGTGGCCGTTACagatgtagagaaagaagaggagCATATTGAGAATAATGACGTGGATCTTCACACCCATGTGACACATGGTCATGCACATGGCCACGTTTCTAGTAATAAGTCTTCAGAACTTCTTCGTCATCGCGTCATATCGCAG GTATTGGAGTTGGGAATTGTTGTTCATTCGGTGGTGATAGGAATTACTTTAGGAGCGTCAATGAATTCAGAAACAATAAGACCTCTTGTTGCTGCGTTGACTTTTCATCAGTTCTTTGAAGGCATGGGACTTGGAAGTTGCATCACTCAG gcaaaatttaaaagattatcTATTATAGTCATGGGATTGTTCTTCTCTCTAACTACGCCAGTGGGAATTGCAATCGGCATAGGAATCTCTAATCTTTATGATGATAATAGTCCAACTGCTCTCATTGTGGAAGGAATTTTTAACGCAGCTTCAGCTGGGATTCTAATCTACATGGCACTTGTAGATCTTCTTGCGGCTgattttatgaatcaaaaaatGCAGAAAAATAGTAAACTTCAAATAGGAGCAAATATTTCTCTTCTTCTAGGAGCTGGTTTTATGTCTCTTATTGCTAAGTGGGCATAA
- the LOC130976749 gene encoding uncharacterized protein LOC130976749, whose amino-acid sequence MESEMESEIAPYREEEEAEAEAEEDQQESEERPVVLKTTKVVEYLVPLMGLELLCKFPDNSAYDFDYSRSTIWSPLLPRPYSPMDFDLITPTKLSFTNSKFFRPRSSAIKVASKLRKKLNLDFINNKNKNKKMVSDLSPTTCNFNPIIKKGWGKALKAASKQFKRWKSKRDPIAHVMLPKSFSHGDF is encoded by the exons ATGGAATCTGAAATGGAATCAGAGATTGCTCCAtacagagaagaagaagaagctgaagcagaagcagaagaagACCAACAAGAATCAGAAGAACGGCCAGTGGTGCTGAAAACAACGAAAGTGGTTGAATATTTGGTGCCATTAATGGGACTTGAACTTCTTTGCAAGTTCCCTGATAACTCCGCCTATGACTTTGATTACTCTCGCAGCACTATTTGGTCCCCTTTGCTTCCCAGACCTTATAGCCCCATGGATTTCGATCTCATAACCCCCACAAAGCTTTCTTTCACCAATTCCAAGTTCTTTAGACCCAGAAGCAGCGCCATCAAGGTGGCTTCTAAGCTTAGGAAGAAGCTCAACCTTGATTtcatcaacaacaagaacaagaacaagaagatggTTTCTGATTTGTCTCCTACTACTTGCAATTTCAACCCCATCATCAAGAAG GGATGGGGGAAGGCACTAAAAGCTGCGTCGAAACAGTTTAAGAGATGGAAATCTAAGAGAGATCCCATTGCCCATGTCATGTTACCCAAATCTTTCAGCCATGGAGACTTTTAA
- the LOC130972879 gene encoding major pollen allergen Ole e 10-like, whose protein sequence is MESRATIVAVCCILVVPSILFTALCDARIHGKGSKNKIKSVERFNKYSSLGYSDFNSYGSPSSLPLPPFNSVITPQLAPETSTPLSPFTPSLPPPPKRAPKPPPQPSSSNSAHHKKAVWCVAKPTVPDPIIKAAMDYACGSGAECKNIQPNGPCYIPNTMLAHASYAFNSYWQNTKVGGGTCDFGGTAMLVTVDPSFGKCQFVLT, encoded by the exons ATGGAATCAAGAGCCACCATTGTTGCAGTTTGTTGCATCTTAGTTGTGCCTTCCATCCTCTTCACTGCTCTCTGCG ATGCTAGAATTCATGGAAAAGGTTCAAAAAACAAGATAAAATCTGTAGAGCGTTTTAACAAGTACTCATCACTGGGATATTCAGATTTTAATTCATATGGGTCTCCTTCTTCATTACCACTACCACCATTCAATTCGGTAATAACACCACAGCTGGCACCAGAAACTTCCACCCCACTCTCTCCATTCACACCTtcactaccaccaccaccaaagCGTGCTCCAAAGCCGCCACCACAGCCGTCATCATCGAATTCTGCGCACCATAAAAAGGCAGTTTGGTGTGTGGCAAAGCCCACGGTGCCTGATCCGATAATAAAGGCGGCGATGGACTATGCTTGTGGGTCTGGGGCGGAGTGCAAGAACATTCAGCCCAATGGGCCATGCTACATTCCTAACACCATGCTGGCTCATGCTTCTTATGCTTTCAATAGTTACTGGCAGAACACAAAGGTTGGTGGAGGCACTTGTGACTTTGGTGGCACTGCAATGCTTGTCACAGTTGATCCAA GCTTTGGTAAATGCCAGTTCGTGTTGACTTAG